The Klebsiella sp. RHBSTW-00484 genome includes a window with the following:
- a CDS encoding prepilin peptidase-dependent protein: MNREHGYTLIETLITMMLVVILSASGLYGWQSWRQQQRLWQTACQVRDYLVLLRDDANWHNRDRILDVGQSAEGWCLSATGAAANCSVKNAFTLQPLWPDVSLSAITPGLGFYGLRNTAWAGHIRLQSAAGGWNIIVSNWGRIRLCRGEETTSCQ; this comes from the coding sequence ATGAACAGAGAACATGGCTATACCCTGATTGAAACTCTGATAACGATGATGCTGGTTGTCATTCTTAGCGCCAGTGGGCTATACGGATGGCAGAGCTGGCGACAGCAGCAGCGCCTGTGGCAAACCGCTTGCCAGGTCCGGGACTATCTTGTGCTGTTGCGCGACGACGCCAACTGGCACAACCGCGACCGGATATTAGACGTCGGGCAAAGCGCGGAGGGTTGGTGCCTGAGTGCCACCGGTGCGGCGGCCAACTGTAGCGTAAAGAACGCTTTCACGTTGCAACCGCTGTGGCCGGACGTTTCGCTTAGCGCGATCACACCAGGTCTTGGGTTTTACGGCCTGCGCAATACCGCCTGGGCCGGGCATATCAGGCTGCAAAGCGCAGCGGGCGGCTGGAATATTATTGTTTCCAACTGGGGGAGAATCCGCCTGTGTCGCGGCGAGGAGACGACATCATGTCAGTAA
- a CDS encoding prepilin peptidase-dependent protein, whose protein sequence is MSVIHRGFSLPETLIAMAISSVLLLGSARFLPSLQRVVLNQTQQQSLENELWQRLYTVAKHLQRAGYCHGRCSGEALHITGSGDCVLLRWDGNSDGVWNASPSSESDTTGFRLRDGALETLRGASDCSGKGWERMTNPAAIKVTTFQITRQGRTDYPPELSITLAAQSVADSRIHAQAEYSVTGYNL, encoded by the coding sequence ATGTCAGTAATTCATCGTGGCTTTTCTCTACCCGAAACGCTGATAGCGATGGCGATTAGCTCCGTTTTACTACTCGGAAGCGCCCGCTTTTTGCCCTCTTTGCAACGAGTGGTTCTGAACCAGACCCAGCAGCAGTCTCTGGAAAATGAACTCTGGCAGCGTCTCTATACCGTGGCGAAGCATCTGCAACGCGCCGGTTATTGCCATGGACGCTGTAGCGGGGAAGCGCTGCACATTACAGGCAGCGGTGATTGTGTGCTCCTGCGCTGGGATGGCAACAGCGACGGGGTCTGGAATGCTTCTCCGTCGTCGGAATCTGATACAACAGGCTTTCGGCTACGCGACGGCGCGCTGGAAACCTTACGCGGGGCGAGTGACTGTAGCGGCAAGGGCTGGGAGAGAATGACCAACCCGGCGGCGATTAAAGTCACCACGTTTCAGATTACCCGGCAGGGCAGGACGGATTATCCCCCTGAGCTATCGATAACGCTGGCGGCGCAATCCGTTGCTGACTCGCGAATTCACGCGCAGGCGGAATACAGCGTAACGGGATATAACCTGTGA
- a CDS encoding DUF2509 family protein: MNRQRGLSSLLMVLLLLALGSLLLQGLNQQQRSLLAQTASETQALRDTAGAHSALQWGKGLSWPLQDAVNCQQNGEFGWRACLRIFSDASVLLIGGSGTMLLWQSGIVEQNRLRFSPHGWSDFCPLKEANLCQMP; encoded by the coding sequence GTGAATCGCCAGCGCGGTCTCTCTTCGCTGCTGATGGTGCTCCTGCTGTTAGCGCTCGGTAGCCTGCTGCTTCAGGGGTTAAACCAGCAGCAGCGTTCTTTGTTGGCACAAACGGCCAGCGAAACGCAGGCGCTTCGCGATACTGCTGGTGCGCATTCCGCACTACAGTGGGGAAAGGGGCTCTCCTGGCCGTTGCAGGATGCAGTGAACTGCCAGCAGAATGGCGAATTTGGTTGGCGCGCTTGCCTGCGCATTTTCAGCGACGCATCGGTATTGCTGATAGGCGGCAGCGGCACCATGCTGTTGTGGCAATCCGGTATTGTTGAACAAAACCGCCTGCGTTTTTCTCCCCACGGATGGAGCGATTTTTGCCCATTGAAGGAGGCCAACTTATGCCAGATGCCCTAA
- a CDS encoding prepilin-type N-terminal cleavage/methylation domain-containing protein, with protein sequence MPDALRRQKGFSLPETLLALVLLIMTVTALAGYQRGLANGFMQLNQYRQLWRDAWRFGQLSPAEIPANRQVSRVQTSVQRCVSITVTITMPTARRAQMTRLHCPVSQ encoded by the coding sequence ATGCCAGATGCCCTAAGGCGACAAAAGGGATTTAGCCTGCCGGAAACCCTACTGGCTTTAGTGCTCCTGATCATGACCGTTACCGCGCTGGCGGGATATCAACGTGGGCTGGCTAATGGTTTTATGCAGCTCAATCAGTATCGTCAGCTGTGGCGTGACGCATGGCGATTCGGGCAGCTTAGCCCTGCCGAGATTCCGGCAAACCGACAGGTATCCCGTGTGCAGACATCGGTGCAAAGATGTGTCAGCATCACGGTAACGATCACGATGCCCACCGCAAGGCGGGCGCAGATGACCCGGCTGCATTGCCCGGTCAGTCAGTAG
- the recC gene encoding exodeoxyribonuclease V subunit gamma, translating to MLRVYHSNRLDVLEALMEFIVERQRLDDPFIPEMVLVQSTGMAQWLQMTLAKRFGIAANIEFPLPASFIWDMFVRVLKDTPGESAFSKQSMSWKLMTLLPQRLDDEAFTLLRHYLSDDSDKRKLFQLATRVADLYDQYLVYRPEWLMRWEADGRVDGLGEAQDWQAPLWKALVEYTAELGQPLWHRANLYQRFISALESAEEPPAGLPSRVFICGISALPPVYLQALQALGKHVDVYVLFTNPCRYYWGDIKDPAFLARLMSRQRRHHRETTRELPLFRDTEQAPGLFNDSGEQDVGNPMLASWGKLGRDYIYLLAGLERYEELDAFVDIVPDNLLHNLQADILDLRNAAVAGRSAKEFANSRSKRPLALDDRSLMIHVCHSPQREVEVLHDRLLAMLEENPELTPRDIIVMVADIDSYSPYIQAVFGSASGERWLPWAISDRRARESHPALQAFITLLSLPDSRFASEDVLALLDVPVLAARFNIDEEGLRYLRQWVNESGVRWGMDDDNVRELDLPATGQHTWRFGLTRMLLGYAMDSSEGEWRSVLPYDESSGLIAELVGNLASLLMQLNLWRRGLAQERPLAEWLPVCRDLLNDFFLPDSETEAALALIEQQWQAVIDGGVEAQYGEAVPLSLLRDELSQRLDQQRISQRFLAGPVNICTLMPMRSIPFKVVCLLGMNDGVYPRTLAPLGFDLMSQKPQRGDRSRRDDDRYLFLEALMSAEQKLYISYIGRSIQDNSERYPSVLVQELADYIGQSHCLVGDESLDCDASERRVKEHITHLHTRMPFDAANFQDNEDQSYAREWLAAASQQGEAHGDFIQPLPAPEIDHLPFEQLLRFWQHPVRAFFQQRLRVNFRSEESEIPDDEPFTLEGLSRYQLNQQLLNTLIEQQDASVMYRRFRAAGELPYGAFGELAWETQRQEMQNLAERVIASRKPGQSLEIDLQCNGVNITGWLQQVQSDGLLRWRPSLLSVAQGMQLWLEHLVYCASGGIGESRLFVRKDGKWHFPPLAQEQAQGYLNELVDGYLQGMSKPLLLLPESGGAWLKVCYDAEKDVMLMDEETQQKARSKFLQAYEGNMVVSGEGTDVWYQRLWRTLEPEYYEEIIAQTQRYLLPVFRFHQSE from the coding sequence ATGTTAAGGGTGTACCACTCAAACCGTCTGGATGTGCTTGAAGCGTTGATGGAATTTATCGTCGAGCGCCAGCGGCTGGATGACCCTTTCATTCCTGAAATGGTGCTGGTGCAGAGTACCGGGATGGCGCAATGGCTACAGATGACGCTGGCGAAGCGATTCGGGATCGCGGCCAATATTGAATTCCCTCTGCCAGCCAGTTTTATCTGGGATATGTTCGTACGGGTGCTGAAAGATACCCCCGGGGAAAGCGCGTTCAGCAAACAGAGCATGAGCTGGAAGCTGATGACCCTGCTGCCTCAGCGTCTTGACGATGAAGCCTTCACGCTGCTGCGCCACTATCTGAGCGACGACAGTGACAAGCGCAAACTGTTCCAACTGGCGACAAGGGTGGCAGATCTCTATGACCAGTATTTGGTTTATCGCCCTGAATGGCTAATGCGCTGGGAGGCTGACGGGCGCGTGGACGGCCTTGGCGAGGCACAGGATTGGCAAGCGCCGTTGTGGAAAGCGCTGGTGGAGTACACTGCGGAACTGGGTCAGCCGCTGTGGCATCGCGCCAACTTGTATCAACGTTTTATCAGCGCGCTTGAATCCGCTGAAGAGCCTCCAGCCGGGCTGCCGTCGCGGGTATTTATTTGTGGGATTTCGGCGCTGCCGCCGGTGTACCTGCAGGCGCTACAGGCGCTGGGTAAGCATGTTGATGTTTACGTCCTCTTCACTAACCCTTGCCGCTACTACTGGGGTGACATCAAAGATCCAGCATTTTTGGCCAGACTGATGTCCCGTCAGCGTCGCCATCATCGTGAAACGACCCGAGAGCTGCCGCTGTTCCGTGATACTGAACAGGCACCCGGATTATTTAATGATTCCGGGGAGCAGGATGTCGGCAACCCAATGCTGGCCTCGTGGGGCAAGCTGGGGCGTGACTATATTTACTTACTGGCGGGTCTGGAACGCTATGAAGAGCTGGATGCTTTTGTTGATATCGTTCCTGACAACCTGCTGCATAATCTTCAGGCTGACATCCTCGATCTGCGCAATGCCGCGGTGGCCGGGCGTAGCGCCAAGGAGTTCGCCAACAGCCGCAGCAAGCGCCCTTTAGCGCTGGACGATCGCAGCCTGATGATTCATGTCTGCCACAGCCCGCAGCGCGAGGTCGAGGTGCTGCACGACAGGCTGCTGGCGATGCTCGAAGAGAATCCTGAACTGACGCCGCGCGATATTATCGTTATGGTCGCGGATATCGATAGCTACAGTCCCTATATCCAGGCCGTCTTCGGCAGCGCCAGCGGCGAACGCTGGCTACCATGGGCGATTTCTGACCGTCGCGCCCGTGAATCGCATCCTGCGCTACAGGCATTTATTACCCTCCTTTCACTGCCCGATAGCCGCTTTGCCAGCGAAGACGTGCTGGCGCTGCTGGACGTTCCGGTGCTGGCGGCGCGGTTTAATATTGACGAAGAGGGGCTACGCTACCTACGCCAGTGGGTTAACGAATCCGGTGTGCGCTGGGGGATGGATGACGACAACGTTCGTGAGCTGGATCTCCCGGCAACTGGTCAGCACACCTGGCGCTTTGGCCTGACGCGGATGCTGTTGGGCTATGCGATGGACAGCAGCGAAGGGGAGTGGCGCTCGGTTCTGCCATACGATGAGTCGAGCGGGCTTATCGCCGAACTGGTGGGTAACCTGGCATCCTTGCTAATGCAGCTTAATCTCTGGCGTCGCGGGCTGGCTCAGGAGCGCCCTCTGGCGGAGTGGCTGCCGGTATGCCGCGACCTGCTGAACGACTTTTTCCTGCCTGATAGCGAAACGGAAGCGGCTCTGGCGCTCATTGAACAACAATGGCAGGCGGTGATTGATGGCGGCGTTGAGGCCCAGTACGGCGAAGCGGTGCCGCTGTCGCTGCTTCGCGATGAACTCTCCCAGCGCCTCGATCAGCAGCGCATCAGCCAGCGCTTCCTTGCCGGCCCGGTGAACATCTGTACCCTGATGCCCATGCGCTCGATTCCTTTTAAAGTGGTCTGCCTGCTGGGAATGAACGACGGCGTTTATCCGCGTACTCTGGCACCGCTGGGCTTTGACCTGATGAGCCAGAAACCGCAGCGTGGCGACCGAAGCCGTCGTGATGATGACCGTTATCTGTTCCTCGAAGCGCTGATGTCGGCCGAGCAGAAGCTGTATATCAGCTATATTGGTCGCTCTATTCAGGATAATAGCGAGCGCTATCCTTCCGTTCTGGTCCAGGAGCTGGCGGACTATATCGGTCAAAGCCACTGTCTGGTGGGCGATGAGTCGTTGGATTGCGATGCCAGCGAGCGTCGTGTCAAAGAGCACATCACTCATTTGCATACGCGCATGCCTTTTGATGCCGCCAACTTTCAAGACAACGAAGATCAAAGCTATGCCCGGGAATGGCTGGCAGCCGCCAGCCAGCAGGGGGAGGCGCACGGTGATTTTATCCAGCCGCTACCCGCCCCGGAAATTGACCACCTCCCTTTCGAACAGTTGCTGCGTTTCTGGCAGCATCCGGTTCGCGCCTTCTTCCAGCAGCGGCTGCGGGTTAATTTCCGCTCGGAAGAGAGCGAAATCCCCGACGATGAACCTTTCACCCTTGAAGGGCTCAGCCGCTATCAGCTGAACCAACAGCTGCTGAATACGCTGATTGAGCAGCAGGATGCCTCGGTGATGTATCGCCGTTTCCGTGCCGCCGGAGAGTTACCCTATGGCGCTTTCGGCGAGCTGGCCTGGGAGACCCAGCGGCAAGAGATGCAAAACCTGGCGGAGCGGGTTATTGCCAGCCGCAAACCGGGGCAGAGTCTGGAAATCGATCTGCAATGTAACGGAGTCAACATTACTGGGTGGTTGCAGCAGGTACAATCCGATGGTTTGCTGCGCTGGCGGCCATCGCTGCTGAGCGTGGCGCAGGGAATGCAACTTTGGCTGGAGCATCTTGTCTATTGTGCAAGTGGCGGTATCGGCGAAAGTCGACTGTTTGTGCGCAAAGACGGGAAGTGGCATTTCCCTCCACTGGCGCAAGAGCAGGCTCAAGGATACCTGAATGAACTGGTCGACGGTTATCTGCAAGGGATGTCTAAACCGCTACTGCTGCTGCCAGAAAGCGGAGGTGCATGGCTAAAAGTCTGTTACGACGCCGAAAAGGATGTCATGTTAATGGATGAAGAGACGCAGCAGAAAGCGCGCAGTAAATTTCTTCAGGCCTATGAAGGGAACATGGTGGTCAGTGGTGAGGGTACCGACGTTTGGTATCAGCGCCTGTGGCGCACTCTGGAGCCGGAATACTATGAAGAGATTATCGCGCAAACGCAGCGCTATTTGCTGCCGGTATTTCGTTTCCATCAGTCCGAATAA
- the ptrA gene encoding pitrilysin, which produces MPRSLWFKVIVVLAALWAPLSQADTGWQPIQETIRKSEKDTRQYQAIRLDNGMVVLLVSDPQAVKSLSALVVPVGSLQDPVEHQGLAHFLEHMTLMGSQKYPQPDSLAEFLKMHGGSHNASTAPYRTAFYLEVENDALDGAVDRLADAIAAPLLDKKYADRERNAVNAELTMARTRDGMRMAQVSAETINPAHPGSHFSGGNLETLSDKPGKPVLDALHTFRDSWYSANLMKAVIYSNKPLPELASIAAATYGRVPNHNISKPEITVPVVTDAQKGIIIHYVPAMPRKVLRVEFRIDNNSDQFRSKTDELVTYMIGNRSPGTLSDWLQKQGLVEGIRADSDPVVNGNSGVLAISATLTDKGLAHRDEVTAAIFSYLNLLRSQGIDKRYFDELAHVLALDFRYPSINRDMDYVEWLADTMIRVPVEHTLDVVNIADRYDPQAIKDRLAMMTPQNARIWYISPKEPHNKTAYFVNAPYQVDKISAQTFADWQKKSSAIDLKLPVLNPYIPDDFTLIKSDKAYPHPQLIVDEPTLRVIYAPSQYFASEPKADISLVLRNPQGMDSARRQVMFALNDYLAGIALDQLSNQAAVGGISFSTGANNGLMVNANGYTQHLPELFNALLDGYFSYTPTEEQLEQAKSWYAQMMDSADKGKAYDQAIMPVQMISQVPYFQREERRALLPSITLKEVLEYRDNLKAKGRPELLVIGNLTADQSTAMARQIQKQLGADGNEWCRNKDVLVNSKQLAIFEKAGNSTDSALAAVFAPPNVDEYTSSAASSLLGQIVQPWFYNQLRTEEQLGYAVFAFSMNVGRQWGMGFLLQSNDKQPEFLWQRFQAFFPTAEAKLRAMKPEEFAQIQQAVISQMQQAPQTLGDEASKLSKDFDRGNMRFDSRDKVVAQIKLLTPQKLADFFHQTVVDPQGMAILSQVSGSQNGKTEYAHPQDGKVWENVSALQKSLPLMRENE; this is translated from the coding sequence ATGCCCCGCAGTTTATGGTTCAAGGTTATTGTAGTTCTGGCCGCCCTTTGGGCACCGTTAAGTCAGGCAGACACCGGATGGCAACCGATTCAGGAAACCATTCGTAAAAGCGAAAAAGATACCCGTCAATATCAGGCGATTCGCCTGGATAATGGCATGGTGGTTCTGCTGGTTTCCGATCCGCAAGCGGTGAAATCGCTGTCGGCGCTGGTCGTCCCTGTGGGTTCGCTACAGGATCCCGTGGAGCATCAGGGACTGGCTCACTTCCTGGAACATATGACGCTGATGGGCTCGCAGAAATATCCGCAGCCTGACAGCCTCGCCGAGTTCCTCAAAATGCACGGCGGCAGCCACAACGCCAGTACTGCGCCGTATCGCACCGCGTTCTATCTTGAAGTGGAAAACGATGCGCTGGACGGCGCTGTTGACCGTCTGGCTGACGCCATTGCTGCACCGCTGCTGGATAAAAAATATGCCGACCGCGAGCGTAATGCAGTTAATGCCGAGCTAACGATGGCGCGAACCCGAGATGGGATGCGGATGGCGCAGGTTAGCGCTGAAACCATCAACCCGGCGCACCCGGGCTCGCATTTTTCCGGCGGTAACCTCGAAACGCTGAGCGACAAGCCCGGCAAGCCGGTGCTCGATGCGCTGCATACCTTCCGCGATAGCTGGTATTCCGCCAACCTGATGAAAGCGGTGATCTACAGCAACAAACCTCTGCCGGAGCTGGCGAGCATCGCCGCAGCTACCTATGGTCGCGTGCCGAACCATAATATTAGCAAGCCGGAAATTACCGTGCCGGTGGTGACCGATGCGCAAAAGGGCATCATCATTCACTATGTCCCGGCGATGCCGCGTAAAGTGCTGCGCGTTGAGTTCCGCATCGATAACAATAGCGACCAGTTCCGCAGTAAAACCGACGAACTGGTGACCTATATGATCGGCAACCGTAGCCCGGGCACGCTTTCTGACTGGCTGCAAAAGCAAGGACTGGTTGAAGGTATCCGTGCCGATTCCGACCCGGTGGTTAACGGCAACAGCGGGGTGCTGGCTATTTCCGCAACCCTGACGGATAAAGGCCTGGCGCATCGTGATGAAGTCACCGCGGCCATTTTCAGCTACCTCAATCTGCTGCGTAGTCAAGGAATTGATAAGCGCTATTTCGATGAACTCGCCCATGTGCTGGCGCTCGATTTCCGCTACCCGTCAATTAACCGCGATATGGATTACGTCGAATGGCTGGCTGATACCATGATCCGCGTGCCGGTTGAGCATACTCTGGATGTCGTCAACATTGCCGACCGTTACGACCCGCAGGCGATTAAAGACCGTCTGGCGATGATGACGCCGCAAAACGCCCGCATCTGGTATATCAGTCCGAAGGAACCGCATAACAAGACGGCCTACTTCGTTAACGCGCCTTATCAGGTGGATAAAATCAGCGCGCAGACCTTTGCCGACTGGCAGAAGAAATCCAGCGCCATCGACCTCAAGCTACCGGTGCTGAACCCCTATATTCCTGATGATTTCACCTTAATCAAAAGCGACAAGGCTTATCCGCATCCACAGCTGATCGTTGATGAGCCGACGCTACGTGTGATTTACGCGCCGAGCCAGTACTTCGCCAGTGAACCGAAGGCGGATATTTCGCTGGTCCTGCGTAACCCGCAGGGCATGGACAGCGCCCGTCGTCAGGTGATGTTTGCCCTTAATGATTATCTGGCGGGTATCGCGCTTGACCAGCTTAGCAACCAGGCGGCGGTCGGCGGCATCAGCTTCTCCACCGGTGCTAATAATGGGCTGATGGTTAACGCCAACGGCTACACGCAGCATCTTCCGGAACTCTTTAACGCGCTGCTGGATGGTTACTTCAGCTATACGCCGACCGAAGAACAACTGGAGCAGGCTAAATCCTGGTACGCCCAGATGATGGACTCGGCGGATAAAGGTAAAGCCTACGATCAGGCGATCATGCCAGTTCAGATGATTTCACAGGTGCCGTATTTCCAGCGCGAAGAGCGCCGGGCGCTGCTGCCCTCGATTACGCTTAAAGAGGTGCTGGAGTACCGTGATAATCTCAAAGCCAAAGGGCGTCCGGAGCTGTTGGTGATTGGTAATCTCACCGCCGATCAGTCAACTGCCATGGCGCGGCAGATTCAAAAACAGCTGGGGGCAGACGGCAACGAATGGTGCCGTAATAAAGACGTGCTGGTAAACAGCAAACAGCTGGCTATTTTTGAAAAAGCGGGCAACAGCACGGACTCCGCGCTGGCTGCCGTCTTCGCGCCGCCGAACGTGGATGAATACACCAGTTCTGCGGCGAGTTCTCTTCTCGGGCAAATCGTGCAGCCGTGGTTTTACAACCAACTGCGCACGGAAGAACAATTGGGCTATGCGGTTTTTGCCTTCTCAATGAACGTTGGCCGCCAGTGGGGAATGGGCTTCCTGCTGCAAAGTAACGACAAGCAGCCTGAATTCCTGTGGCAGCGTTTCCAGGCCTTCTTCCCGACGGCGGAAGCCAAATTGCGGGCGATGAAGCCGGAAGAGTTTGCGCAGATTCAGCAGGCGGTTATCAGCCAGATGCAGCAGGCACCGCAGACCCTGGGCGATGAGGCATCAAAGCTGAGCAAAGATTTCGATCGCGGTAATATGCGTTTTGATTCACGTGATAAAGTAGTGGCTCAGATTAAACTGCTGACGCCGCAAAAACTTGCTGACTTCTTCCATCAGACGGTAGTGGATCCGCAAGGCATGGCGATACTTTCCCAGGTTTCCGGGAGCCAGAACGGCAAGACGGAATACGCACATCCGCAGGATGGCAAAGTCTGGGAAAACGTCAGCGCATTGCAGAAATCCTTACCCCTGATGCGAGAGAATGAATGA